The following nucleotide sequence is from Flavobacterium sp. N1736.
TGATGCCAATGGCGCAGGAATCTGGGCAAGACTTTCTAATTTTTATTCGACCAGCGGAGCAGGTTGCTTTTTTTTACCCGAAGTTGGAGACGAAGTTATTTTGGGATTTCTAAATGAAGATCCGCGTTTTCCGGTAATACTTGGAAGTTTGTACAGCTCATCAAAAATAAAACCATTTACAGGATTAGATCCAAACGAAAAAAATACCATAAAAGCGATCGTTTCAAAATCCGGAATCTCCGTTCAGTTTGATGATGAAAATAAAATCTGGACCGTTGCAACGCCAGGTAAAAACACCATCATTATAAGCGATAAAGACAAACAAATTACCATAAAAGATGAAAATCAAAATAGTATCGTCATGTCACAAAGCGGAATTGATATGTCAAGCCAAAAAAGTATCACGATTTCGGCACAGGAAACAGTCACAATAAAAGGAACACAAGGCGTTTCGATTGAGGCAAGCGCCGGCGATGTCGGAATAAAAGGAATGAACATCAAAGAAAATGCAGATATGCAATATTCTGCACAAGGCGGACAAATGGCGCAAGTTTCCGGCGGAATGGAATTAACGCTGAAAGGCGCAATGGTAATGATTAATTAAAAATTAAAAAATATGCCTCCAGCAGCAAGACTAACAGATTTTCACGAATGTCCAATGGTAACTCCCGCAGTACCGCCCATTCCGCATGTTGGCGGACCAATAGTGGGTGCCGGAGAACCAACGGTTATAATAGCAGGATTACCGGCAGCCAGAGTTGGCGATATGCTGGTTTGTGTAGGCCCGCCGGATTCTATAATAAAAGGATCGGCAACGGTTATGATAGGCGGAGTTCCCGCCGCAAGAATGGGAGATCAAACCGCTCACGGAGGCTCAATACTTCTGGGAGCATTTAATGTTATGATAGGTGGATAAAAAAGCAAACAATAAAGAAAACGCCTTTTTAGGTTCAGGATGGTCATTTCCTGTGTCATTTTCTGCGGGAAAT
It contains:
- a CDS encoding PAAR domain-containing protein; the encoded protein is MPPAARLTDFHECPMVTPAVPPIPHVGGPIVGAGEPTVIIAGLPAARVGDMLVCVGPPDSIIKGSATVMIGGVPAARMGDQTAHGGSILLGAFNVMIGG